From one Macadamia integrifolia cultivar HAES 741 unplaced genomic scaffold, SCU_Mint_v3 scaffold1439, whole genome shotgun sequence genomic stretch:
- the LOC122063741 gene encoding small polypeptide DEVIL 4-like, which produces MKMSNSSMGSSKRRLSSRGLGGIIREQRGRLYIIRRCVVMLLCWHD; this is translated from the coding sequence atgaagatgagcaATAGTTCGATGGGTTCCTCTAAGAGAAGACTATCAAGCAGAGGACTTGGAGGTATCATCAGAGAACAGAGAGGCAGACTCTACATAATAAGGAGATGTGTAGTCATGCTTCTCTGCTGGCATGATTGA